The following coding sequences are from one Arachis hypogaea cultivar Tifrunner chromosome 7, arahy.Tifrunner.gnm2.J5K5, whole genome shotgun sequence window:
- the LOC112702949 gene encoding dolichol-phosphate mannose synthase subunit 3 isoform X1: MKHIVKIFSLVVAITALWIGLLQSSVIPRSHTCLLPVYFVVSLGCYGLLMVGVGLMNFPTCPQEALLLQEAFQSEISKRTVGKRSFLSTFLVNSEALMAPLFCSVQK; encoded by the exons ATGAAGCACATTGTGAAGATTTTCTCATTGGTGGTGGCCATCACTGCATTATGGATTGGCCTCTTACAATCATCTGTTATTCCACGTAGTCATACTTGTCTG CTACCAGTCTATTTTGTTGTGTCTTTAGGATGTTATGGTCTGTTAATGGTTGGAGTTGGTCTGATGAATTTCCCAACTTGTCCTCAAGAAGCTCTGCTGTTGCAAGAG GCTTTCCAAAGTGAAATATCAAAGCGGACTGTTGGGAAGAGAAGCTTTTTGTCGACATTCCTCGTGAATTCAGAGGCCCTTATGGCTCCATTGTTTTGTTCTGTTCAAaagtaa
- the LOC112702949 gene encoding dolichol-phosphate mannose synthase subunit 3 isoform X2: MKHIVKIFSLVVAITALWIGLLQSSVIPRSHTCLLPVYFVVSLGCYGLLMVGVGLMNFPTCPQEALLLQEDIVEARDGYKGGRVAASAPPQLFLRVISYYV, translated from the exons ATGAAGCACATTGTGAAGATTTTCTCATTGGTGGTGGCCATCACTGCATTATGGATTGGCCTCTTACAATCATCTGTTATTCCACGTAGTCATACTTGTCTG CTACCAGTCTATTTTGTTGTGTCTTTAGGATGTTATGGTCTGTTAATGGTTGGAGTTGGTCTGATGAATTTCCCAACTTGTCCTCAAGAAGCTCTGCTGTTGCAAGAG GACATTGTGGAGGCCAGGGACGGATATAAGGGGGGGCGAGTGGCGGCCTCGGCCCCCCCCCAACTTTTTTTAAgagtaataagttattatgtataa